Below is a genomic region from Erigeron canadensis isolate Cc75 chromosome 7, C_canadensis_v1, whole genome shotgun sequence.
AGATAAAATGGAAAACTTTTGTTATTGTGGATAGCGGGCAGCGAACACATGCAGCAGTAGACAACCACACGAATTGTAATCCACTTATGGACTATTTAGACTTTACTTTGCGGAAAACCTGAAAAGATATCTATTGGTTTCTGTAACAAATTTAATGGATCAAGATCTGAAGATGACAACTTAACCAAAAGATACAAGTAACTAAAAAACTCATggatttttaaagaaaatcgTGTATATTAGCTTCCAAGTTCCAACCATACCACTTCGGTTGGTAATCATCAATACTATGTTTCAGACAGATACCTATATGTTTTAATAGAATATATAGGATACAATGATGTAATACCTAACTGAACTTTCTACttctctatattattaatttcaaTAACAAGCTCCATGAATGGAGTGAATACAGGGATGCTTCTAAAACTTCTCAAAAATCTCATCTTCTCTCATTACCTTCACCATCTTTTACCTAATTTGTATCTACTATCCCAAGGATATACAAAGCCCCTCAATACTCCAAAGGACAGGTGCCTTTCATCATCTTCCACAAGCTTCAAAATGGATATCAAAGAAGATGGTTAAGTCTATTTGATGACAAGGGAGGAGCTATTTTCATTATATGGTGATTCCTTTTGACATAGGCAATCGGGCAATGGATTTACGTAGAATGCTTCCTCTGAACGGAACCTATCCGTTCCTTTTGTTCCTGTGATGGGGCCTTTTCTCCTCCGGGGTGAGCCTTGCCTGCAATAACCACACCAATCATGGTAAAAATGACATAAAATATAGCAGTGgcaaaaagggggttgggttaACAGGTCAAAACAGGAACTATTAATCCATGCAAAGACAAATTTGTGTTTGATTCAGAACACGTATCTGTCcaaatttttcatcattttgGTTTTTGTGACATAATGCTAGATCTGATTTTTCAATGTTCAAGAAATAATGCTATTTCAATAACAATCTAGCTTTGTAACTACAAAGATTCTATGATGTTTTGACCTAAAATATGCTTTTAGTGACTTTTGACCATCTCAACCTGGTTAATTCTTTGTAATGTGGAAATGAAGTAAGTTTAGGTATTTACTAACGAGCAGAGAATTGCTGTTTACTCGAGGATTATTGTGAGAAGAGAAATGCTGTTTACTCGAAAGGGATATCGTGAAAAAGACTTTGTAACTTGTAAGGGATGACAATTGGTGGTCTTTTACCGCTTATTGAGCACATACATTTGTGCCTAAAACCCATTTATGAATCACATCATGCAACAATGATTATAAGAATTGGAGACAAAGAATTTACCGTCTTTTGTGGATCTCAATTATCCGTCTTGAAAGATTCTTCCCTTCTTTCATTGTACCATTAGCAATCTTGTCAAAAAAACGAACAAGGAGTTTCCTGATAAACAGAAGGCAGGAAGTTAATATAAGAGATAACAAAATACTGTATATCTGGGAATAGATGGGTCACAAGTCAAATGTCAAAAGTACTCCTTGAAAATAACAAGATAAGGGCATCTTCTGAATCAAATCCAATGTTGTCAAacatttatgattatgagatATCGACTTTTTTAACCCCGTTACTGACTTTTCATTACATATTACCAAACTTGCAAAAATGATAACAATAAAAACTGCAGCTTGCAAGAATTTTGCTCAAACAAGACCACTTGCCTGTCAGGAGAAATAGTTTTCCTATGTCCCAAGAACCGACGATGACCTTCAACAGCCCTTGCCATGTTTCCAGAATAAGAGGGAATGAAAATGTCACTTTCCACTGATACAATGTAATCTAAAGCAGCCATTTGAGACGCATGGTTGATGAATGGATCCAGCTCCTCAACTGTTGCCAATTTTTCCTTCaaaaataaacacaatttgaataGTTAGACTTAGTAACAGAAGGACTTGTAGATGTCATTATAGGTCTCGTTTACTGAGAAATGCTTATTTGTTAagagattaaatggaaaacgGAAAGACTAACAATGATTAAGAGTTATTTAAACagagaagtaaaaaaaaatcttatcttttttaaatttcaagGTTCAATTTTCTATCAAGAATTTTACCATTGAATAAACAAAAAGTGAACAAAGGATGACAAATACTTCATGGAATACACACCTTTCTCATTAACAGGGGGAAGCGATATGTTAGCTCAGCCATTCGAGAATCACCCCCATATATTTCTCCAGCTGCAATATATATAGGAGTTGTTGGTGGAAATCCAAGAGCCCTGAGAAACATTCCTACTTCTTTTGGAGTCAATGGACAATACCCCTTTGCTCTTTGTTCTATCGAATCAATGTCTTTAACTTTCCAATACGTTGTATTTTCtctgtaaaataaattaatgtcAAAATATAATACAAAAGATTCAAAATATATCATGTCGGGCATTCACttgtaatgatatatatattgtacCTAATAGCCGTGAGTTCATTAGCTTCTTCAATGGATAAATCGTGCGTGCACCCACTAAAAGCAAGCATATCCTTTTCGTATCTTAAATGCAACGCGATGTAAGGTCCATAAGACCTCATCCGGTCCACCAATAACTATATAATAAGAAATATATGACTTAATATACTAAATTGAAccgaaaaataaatttttttaatataactagaggtggcaatttcaacccagTAACACATTAATGGGTTACGTTATATTTTCAAGGAGTCAAGCGGGtgacttaaaaaaatataaactagaaAGAAATTGGTCAAATGGGTGAAAGGTCAACCAACTTGTAATGTTAATTTACAATATCTCATAAATCATCTTGTTCAATAAACAAAGTACTTCGTTATTTAATGATATGGTTTTCTAATCACATTAAACTCGCCAACAGTTCATAAAGGATTTGTATTTTTGGATAAAAAAGTGTTACAGGTCGACCTAACAAGGCTATCTATAGATTACTCATTTTGACCCATCACAGAATTTGACGACTTTGCCACCTCTAgacacaatatttatttattttacttttccCATTGCTTCTATACGTGGGGAGAATCGGAGAGCTTCATAACATGCACGGCAACGCAATTTCTGAATATCTGGAGGAAGGTTGTTATTTGCTAGCCTGGAATCAGATTTTGCAGCCCGAATAACCTAAAGAGAGagattaaaagattaataattGGTTGTCAtacattgtttttttaatcacaaAACAATATTAAGTTCATAATATGAGCAATAATGAGCTTCATAACTGAAATCAGTGGTTTTTCTACATCTTAATGAGTCACTTACTTTCCAAATCTACGGTACTTGGCTTTTTACTCCAAACAAACCATGATTCTTGCAAGGAAAGACAAAAAAACACTATATTTTGCAATAATTAGCACTTTTCAACAAACAATGTCAACTACCATGACTTTTTCCCTTCTAGATTTCCACAGTTCCTCATTAGATCTCTGAATCAAGTAAAATAGTATACATTTTCTTAGAAAATTCTGATACAGAGCAACATAATTTAGTTGCGTACAAGGAACTTACAAAATTCTCATTTAAAATCACAGACTTTTCAAAATCGATTATTTCTGGTAAGTATGACACTATGACCAAAAAACATCGCTTGCCAAAGTCGAATGGTATTTCTACAAACTTTAAAGACTTCTGATAACTTAAATAATGATTTCTACTAGATTAGAAATCATGATACTTCTTGCGGCCTGccattctttttcatttttgcaTGAATAGGTTGGTCCTTTGTTttccataaaagaaaaaaagcaaaATGGTTGCAATTTGCAATAAAAAACAGAAAGATTCGATAAAACAGATTAGATCAATTGAATAGGTATACCTGATAATCCTCCCACAAGCTGGCTATCTCTTGCTCATAGTAATCAATACCAGACCAGCTTCTAAAATACTTAACCGCTCTTGTGGCAGTCAGTAATTCTATTGGAagttttttaactatttttacgTCATTAGCCAATGAAGAAATGAAATAATCTTCATCGAACACATCAGAGAAATTGCTGCATTTATTTCAAAAGAAATAAGACTCGTTCAAAGCATATAACTTaaacttaattattttataacattGAGAAACAGTACCTGGTATCTTGCCAAAATGAACGTTTATCAAGCTCTGGAACTACAAGAGTAGCATTTATAATCCGCGCAACAGCTACCATATCACATATCTGCACAAGAAATAACACTACAATAATTTAACAATTTTGAACTGATAGGCCCTTAAAAAGCAGTAGAGCACTAACTAAACGACATTTCATCAATGGAAAGGTTCAAGCTGTTCATTTTCGCGCCAATACCGACAAAGAGTAACGTAAATGAGAAACTCTGATCAAAACTTACTTGGCTTGGTAGCAGACAGACTAATAAAACATTATTTCTATCTATCGTATAAATATCTATCATATCCTGTCTCCAGTTGTTTATTTTATCTACTTACTATAAATGGTTAATGctttatgtatgtatacaaaaactatataattacaACAAATAGTCATTTCTTTCTAGACTGAACAACTAAGGAGGTCGTATGCATTAAATATACTACACTTTGAGAAACATTAAAGCCATCCAGGCACTTAACATTACACATAAACTGGAAACCTAATctgacccattcataagtaactGGGTAATAACTGTCTATCCATCGTATATATAATTGCTTAGTGCATATCTAAAGCTTGAAGACGCAATAAGAAAAACGTACCCCAGCACGCATTTGATTGAGCCCACCATTTGTATGAACAAGTAAGTAACCTCGGGTTTCTTCCGGAACTGAGTTCATAAACCGAAGAACAATGAGAAAAACACCTTATCTTATATCCAATTCAAA
It encodes:
- the LOC122606879 gene encoding O-fucosyltransferase 7-like isoform X1, with amino-acid sequence MQKKRWRKLGFMRRVLTCGIALISLVALFSAHLHLFFPPSQLSMLPDPYKLPKQHEIQYQKLSKERSWTRPNLSKAPLPALKLSGANGSLDFNKLWKHPPNRDFAPCVEPSSSYIVPEETRGYLLVHTNGGLNQMRAGICDMVAVARIINATLVVPELDKRSFWQDTSNFSDVFDEDYFISSLANDVKIVKKLPIELLTATRAVKYFRSWSGIDYYEQEIASLWEDYQVIRAAKSDSRLANNNLPPDIQKLRCRACYEALRFSPRIEAMGKLLVDRMRSYGPYIALHLRYEKDMLAFSGCTHDLSIEEANELTAIRENTTYWKVKDIDSIEQRAKGYCPLTPKEVGMFLRALGFPPTTPIYIAAGEIYGGDSRMAELTYRFPLLMRKEKLATVEELDPFINHASQMAALDYIVSVESDIFIPSYSGNMARAVEGHRRFLGHRKTISPDRKLLVRFFDKIANGTMKEGKNLSRRIIEIHKRRQGSPRRRKGPITGTKGTDRFRSEEAFYVNPLPDCLCQKESPYNENSSSLVIK
- the LOC122606879 gene encoding O-fucosyltransferase 7-like isoform X2 — its product is MRAGICDMVAVARIINATLVVPELDKRSFWQDTSNFSDVFDEDYFISSLANDVKIVKKLPIELLTATRAVKYFRSWSGIDYYEQEIASLWEDYQVIRAAKSDSRLANNNLPPDIQKLRCRACYEALRFSPRIEAMGKLLVDRMRSYGPYIALHLRYEKDMLAFSGCTHDLSIEEANELTAIRENTTYWKVKDIDSIEQRAKGYCPLTPKEVGMFLRALGFPPTTPIYIAAGEIYGGDSRMAELTYRFPLLMRKEKLATVEELDPFINHASQMAALDYIVSVESDIFIPSYSGNMARAVEGHRRFLGHRKTISPDRKLLVRFFDKIANGTMKEGKNLSRRIIEIHKRRQGSPRRRKGPITGTKGTDRFRSEEAFYVNPLPDCLCQKESPYNENSSSLVIK